The Fervidobacterium pennivorans DNA segment GCCGAATTCCTCGAGGGAGATATACAGCAGGCTTTCAGTCAGTGAAGCGTTCTCGGAAAAGTTTTTGGAAGGGTGGAACATACTTAAGGGGAATAAAGTTGTTCATGGAGAACCACTATTCAAAAAGATAGAGAAAACAGAAAAGGAAGTTCAAAAACCGCAAAAATCTAATAAGCAGGGGGATAAACCTATGGAAAAGCAAGAGAGTGTTGTGAGCCAAGCAGAAAATGTGGTTTCTTTGGAGGAACTTATAGATATTGATTACTTCAAAAGGGTTGATCTAAGAGTAGCAAAGATTCTATCAGCCGAAAAGGTTGAGAAATCAGAAAAGTTGGTTAAATTGCAAATCGACCTGGGAGAACTTGGGACACGACAAATCGTTGCCGGAATCGCTCAATTCTACAAGCCTGAAGAACTTGTTGGAAGGTTAATAGTTGTTGTAGCAAACCTAAAACCAGCAAAGCTTATGGGAATTGAATCTAGAGGCATGCTTCTTGCTGCGAAAAAGAATGACAAACTTACACTTTTAACAGTGTCTGGTGAAATAGGACCAGGAGCGAAAATTTCCTAATCGAGTAGCTTAAATTTAAACAAAGTCAAACTAATGTTTGAAAACATTGGGGAGGTAATTTTCTGTGGATGAAAGAGAAATCAACAGGGATGTGTTAGCGAATAATGAGTTAAAAGAGGATAGCAATTCAAATGTAATAGAACGTGTACTCGAGGAAGAGCTTGTTAAGTCTTACTTGAGTTATTCAATGAGTGTCATTATTGGTCGTGCAATACCGGATGTGAGAGATGGACTAAAGCCAGTACAACGAAGGATATTATATTCCATGTATGAGCTTGGATTGCTTCACAACAAACCATTTAAGAAGTCAGCACGTATTGTTGGTGAAGTCATGGGTAAATACCACCCTCATGGTGATGCTGCAATATACGAGGCGCTTGTTCGAATGGCACAGCCTTGGTCGATGAGATACCCACTCGTTGAAGGGCAGGGGAATTTCGGATCCATCGACCGTGATCCACCTGCTGCAATGAGGTATACTGAAGCCAGGTTGCACAAAATTGCCGAAGAAATGCTCGAAGACATAGACAAATCAACAGTTCGGATGCTCGATAATTTCGATGGTTCACTGCAGGAACCAGAAGTGCTTCCCTCAAAGATACCAAATCTTCTTTTAAATGGTGCAAGTGGTATTGCTGTTGGAATGGCAACGAGTATTCCTACGCACAATTTACGTGACGTTGTTGATACTATAATTGCGGTTATAAAGAAACCTGATATATCGATGGAAGAGTTGATTGATATAATAAAAGGTCCTGATTTTCCAACAGGAGGTATCATTATAGGTAAAGCCGGTATTAGGGAAATGTACGTTACCGGTAAAGGAAGCTTCACAATTAGGGGCAGAGTGGAAGTAAAACATGATAAAAAGAAAAAGTCAATCATTATAACTGAGATACCGTATGGTGTGAGCAAAGCAGACCTGATAAATCAAATAGCTGCCTACTTACAAGAAGAAGAGGTTCCTGTTAGAGACTTAAGGGATGAAAGTGATAAAGAGGGACTCAGAATAGTTATAGAATTTCCTGAGGATATAAACGAAGAGGTTATCTTAAACAATCTTTATCAAAAAACAAGTCTTCAGACACGATTTAACGCTACATTTCTTGTTATTGATGCTGACAAACAGCCGAAATTGATGAATTTAAAGCAGCTTGTTGAAGCTTATATAAAGCACAGATTTGAAGTTATCAGGAAAAGGACGCAGTACGCTTATCAACAAGACTCGCGAAAAGCGCATATTTTGGAGGGGCTAATAAAGGCTTCAAGGTCTATTGACACCGTTGTGGATATTATTCGGAATGCAAAAGATATATCTGACGCTATGGCTCAGCTTATGGAAATCTTACAGATGACTGAAGAACAGGCAAAAGCTGTGCTCGATATGAGACTTGGTAGATTAACCAACCTCGAGACGCAAAATCTTCAATCAGAATACAGAGAGGTCCTCTTAAGACTTGAAAAAGAAAAAGAACTCTTAATGAGCGATGAAAAAGTTTACGAAGTGATAGTCCAAGAGTTACTCGAGGTTAAAGAAAAGTATGGAGATGACCGTAGAACGGAGATAACTGAGTACGAAGAAGTTATAACGAAATTTGACAAGAAAGACCTTATACCAAACAAAGATGTTGTTATGACACTTACAAGAAAAGGGTTCCTGAAGCTCATGGATTTGAACGCATTCAGAACGCAAAGAAGAAATGGTAAAGGCGTTACCGGAGCAAATTTAATGGAAGACGACATAATATCTCAGATTATTTACACCAAGTTGCACAATAAAACATTATTCTTCACTTCGCAAGGTAAAGTATATGAAATTGAGAACATAGAAATAGAAGAAAGTGGTAGAGCTACAAAAGGAAAACCAATTACTAAATATATTAAATTAGAACCAAATGAAAGAGTGCTTGCTATGATGGATATCTCGGATTACAAAGGGGATTTGTTGTTTGTCACGAAAAACGGAGTGGTTAAGCGAACAAGTTTAGAAGACTTCAAGAATATTACATCTAAAGGTATAAGGGCAATTACTTTTAAGGATGGAGATGAACTCGTTTCGGTCTTGCTTGTAGAATCAGGGGACAGCACTGTTTTAATCTCTACCAAACTTGGTATGAGTATAAGGTTCTCAGTTGATGAAGTTCGCACAATGGGTAGGAATGCTGCAGGTGTTAGAGGCATTAAGTTAAGAGAAGGGGATCAAGTAGTTTCTGCCACAGTTTTAAAAGACGATAGCGGATATATACTGACGATAACCGAAAAAGGTTTCGGAAAACTTACCGAAGCAAGTGAATACAGAAAACAATCGAGGGACGGATTAGGAATCAAGAATATTGCAGAAGTTGAAAAAACAGGTCCTGTTGTTGGAGTTGCTTACGTAAAGGGAGATGAAGAAGTTGTGGTCTTTACAAAAGACGGAGCCTCCATAAAATTCAAAGTGGCTGATGTTCCTCTGAGGGGAAGAATTGCTCAAGGTGTCAGAGTTATCCACTTAGCAGATGGTGACATAGTTGCTGATTTTGCAGTTATAGGTGGTGAAGAGTAATTTGTTCAAAGAAATCTCTCATACTGCAGACCTTGCTTATGAAATAGAAGCTGCAAACGTAACTGAGCTGTTACAGGATTTTATAACCATGATTATTCAAAATTCTGAAATTTTCGAGACGTCTAACTCAGATGTTCCAGAATCGATTCGCAATACCGTTAGTGAAAGTTACAACCATGGCGCAACAAATTTGCAAAATGTTATGAAAAAATGTTATAATATTAACAATGGTAGTGACGAAGAATTTGTAGACAACTTATTCGACACCGTCAACGATATAATTTCTTTGGTTGACAGAGGGTACTTTCCGATGAAAGTAGAGAATCAATGTGTGTATTTTACCAGAAAGCGCATCATAACGCGTATCAAAGCGCTAACGTATCATGGGCTGGAAGTAAAACTAGGAGAGAGAATAAGCCTAAAGGTGGTGTTTGATATATGAGGGAATTAACCGAAAGACAGAAGCAAATCTACGAGTTTATAAAAGAGTACATGACAATAAAGGGTTATGCACCTTCGATTAGAGATGTTGCACGACATTTTAAAATGACTCCCAGGGGAGCTCAACAACACATTATTGCTCTCGAAAAGAAAGGGTATATAAAACGATCCAGAGGCGCAAGAGCTATAACACTTGCAGACCGCAAGGAGAGTATAGTAGTACCCGTTAAGGGAAAGATTGCTGCTGGTCAAGCCATAGAAATGTTTGAAGAAGTTGACGAAGAGATAGAAGTTCCTATCGAAATGCTTCGAGGCTACGGCGAATATTTTGCTCTCAGAGTTCAAGGAGATAGCATGACAAATGCACACATTATTGACGGGGACTACGTCATACTTAAGAAACAATACACAGCAGAAAACAACTCAATAGTAGCTGCGGTTGTTGATGATAAAATAACCTTGAAAAGATTCGTTTTAAAAGACAATTTGGTGGAACTTGTTCCAGAGAATGAGTCGTATCCAATTATGCGATATGACCCGAAAAAAGTGAGAATCATCGGAAAGATGGTAGGATTAATAAGGATTATAAGATAGATTAAACTCTAGAACGTTTGGGGTGATGAGTATGCAAACAAGTGTGATGGGCGATATTATAAAATTTGTTATCCCAGAGGAGTTAGAATTAACCAATGCACAACAAATCAAGAAAATGATTTATGAGGAAGCTTTTGAAAAAGGGTTCAAGAAGGTAATTTTGGACCTCTCAAAAACAAAGTACATTGATTCTACTGGGTTGGGAGTAATGGTTGCAATACATAAGCAGGCGCTCATGAACGCGGGAGCTGTTGTCTTTTTGAACCTAGACAGCAATATAAAAAGTCTGCTCAAAATGACAGCGCTCGATAGGATTTTGAATATATACGATAGTGAAGAGGAAGCTGTCGAATTTTTAAATAAGTAAACAACTTTGAACAATTCTTGCAAAGGGAGGTATGAGATTTATGTACACGTACACTGAACAATTTGGTGTAATTATCGTTTCTCTTGAAGGCGACATCACTATGCAAAATGCAATGACTTTAAGAAATTGGGTGGTCGACAACCTTATCAAGAAGGGTAAATCAAAAATCGTGTTTGATTTCACAAGAGTTAATTCAGTTGACAGTTTTGGGTTGGGCACATTTGTTAGTTTGCACAAAACTGCATTGTCCGCGAATGGAACTATAGCTTTTGCTAACATCAACGACAACGTCAAAAAGCTTCTTACAATGACCGCTTTGGACAAGGTTATTAAAGTATTCCCTTCGGTTATGGATGCTGTTAACTCTATTAAGTAACGATTATATATCATAGGAGTGCATAGAAATGAAAATAGCAATAGGTAGTGACCACGCTGCTTTTGAATTAAAGGAGAGAGTAAAGGAACATCTTCAGAAGGCAGGTATAGAGGTTATCGATTGCGGCACCTATTCGATTGAAAGTGTTGATTATCCTGACTACGCGAAGAAGGTTGCAGAAAAAGTTACAAGCAAAGAGTGCGATTTTGGAATCCTTATGTGTGGAACAGGGATAGGAATGTCTATTGCGGCAAATAAGGTAAAAGGTATTCGTGCTGCTCTCTGCTTGTTCCCAGAAATGGCTGCATATGCACGCAAGCATAATAACGCAAATATTTTAGTATTACCCGGGCGATTGATGGGAATAGAATTGGCAAAGTGGACGGTCGACGCGTTCCTGAATTCCTCTTTTGAGGGCGGAAGACATGAAAGAAGGGTTAAGAAAATCGAGGAGCTCGAGAAATAAATGTTAGATGGCAAAAAGAATCGTTTGTTTTTCTGCGCTGACTTGAATGAGTATTTTGTTCCAAGAAAAGAAATAGATAACGGAAAGTTTATAAGAAATCCTGAGAACCCAAGCAGGCTGAAGCTTGTTTTAAATTATCTTCAAGAAAATTTTCAGGCGATTCAACCATTTGAGTTCGGCGAAGAACATATCCTTAAAGTGCACAGCGAAAAGTACTTTAACTATTTAGTCAAGAAATCTCAGGAAGTGGAGGACGAATACCTCCCAGAAGTATTTTTTGTTGACCAAATATTTGATACCGGAACCCCTATCAAGAAAGAGATTTTCTTTGCAGCCAAAAGGGCTGTGGATATAGTTCTCAGTGCAACAAAATATGCTTTCGAGCAAAAAGTTATAACGTACGCGCTTACACGACCACCGGGACACCATGCGATGGTCAATTATGGTGGTGGATATTGTTATTTCAACAACGCTGCAGTTGCAGCTAGGTACCTTGAAGAAAAAGGTATGCGGGTTGCTGTTCTTGACTTAGATTTCCACCACGGCAATGGGACGCAGGATATATTTTACAAAGACCCAAACGTGCTTTACGTTTCTATACATGGAGACCCCAGAAAGTTTTACCCGTGGTTCAGCGGTTACGAGACAGAATGTGGAGAAGGGAACGCGTATGGAACGAATTTAAATATTCCTTTGCCTGAGAACTCAGATATAAATGCATATGGCGAGGCTTTAAAAAAGGCTATTCAAAAGTTGAAGGACTTTAAACCAGACGCGCTTATGATTTCTTTCGGTACAGACACGCATATAAAAGACCCCGTTGGAAGATTTGCTCTTTTATCTGAAGACTACAAAACCATTGGCTCTTCGATATCTAACTCCTTGGTGATTGACTATCTAATTATTGTGCATGAAGGCGGTTACAACTCAAGGTCTAACCTTGTAGCAGTTAAAAATTTTCTTGCAGGTCTTCTTGGAGAGTAGCTCGAAGTTAAACTGTTTAAGGACAGAAGGAGGATTCATATGGGACTTAAGGAAAAAATACTCAATGACATGAAAGAAGCTATGAGAAATAAGGATGAAATAAGATTGCGAGTCTTAAGATCCATCAAAACTGCTATCGGCTATTTCGAAGTTGAAGGAGAGAAAAAAGAGGCGTCCGATGAGGACGTGCAAAAGCTTATTCTTAAAGAAATTAAAAAGCGTCAAGAATCAATAGAAGCTTATAGGGCGGCAGGTAGAGAAGACTTAGCGAAAGCTGAAGAAGAAGAGCTCAAAATACTAGAAGAATACGCTCCTAAGATGCTTTCCAAAGAAGAAATAGAACAGATTGTTTCAGCTGTAATAGCAGAGCTGAATGCTACACCTAAAGACTTTGGAAAGGTTATGAAAGAAGTAATGGCAAGGGTAAAAGGCTCTGCCGATGGAAAATTAGTGAACGAAGTTGTAAAGGAGCTCCTCAAGTGAATCAGGTGGAATTAAAAGAAAAAGCAGGTGAAAGAAAACCTAAGATATTTCCAGTCTTTCTACCGAACCTTGGTTGTAAGACACGTTGTGTTTATTGTAACCAGGTTATAATGACAGGTGAAACAATCCCAAATATTGGCAAAATTGCCGAAGAGCTTTCGTCTGTAAACCAAATAGATGAGATAGCGTTCTATGGTGGCACATTTACAGGCTTGAATTTGGAACTAATGGAAAAGTTACTTTCGATAAGACCAGACATACCAAAAAGAATTTCCACAAGGCCCGATGTTATTGATGAAAATATTGTTGAGATTTTAAAAAGAGGGAACGTAAAAACGATAGAATTAGGTATTGAAAGTATAGATGATGAGGTACTTTTTTACTCTGGGCGCAATTATTCGAGACTCGATATCTTTAAAACGATATCACTATTAAAGGGCAATTTTGAAATTGTTGCACATTTAATGACCGGACTACCTAAAGACAGCAAAGAGAAAGATTTGGAAAGTGTCAGGCTCCTTATCAATGAAGGTATCAAAATTTTTAGGATACATCCTACAATTGTTTTTAGAAACACTGAGCTAGAAGAACTTTTAGAGAAAGGTCAGTACAAACCTCAGACACTTGAAGAAGCTACAATTGTTGTGGCTGAAATGGTTGTGATTGCTGAAGCTAACAATGGAAAAGTTATTAGAATTGGCTATCATATTCCGCAATCTCAATTAAGATTTGTTGTTGCTGGTCCGTACCATCCTTCGTTTGGTGACTTGGTGCGGAGCAGAATTATAAGGATGATAGTTGAGAGGTTTGAAGTGAAACATATTGCTTATGGTCGAAGATTCACATCTTGGGTAAAAGGTTACGGAAATGAAAAACTTCAAGTAAAATTTCTCGAACTTGCTGAGGAAGAGAATATATTCTTTGATGGTATACCGCTTTCAGAAATGCTAAAGAAATATTCAGCAGTAATTTGAAAAGATTTTCACAGGTCAAATTGGGGTGGTCAAATGCAAGAACTTATATTCTGGTTGATTTTTTCTGTTGTAGCAGCAACATTGATAATTACTCAAACGGTTGCGTTGACAGAGAGACCGACAGTTCCTCAACTTACAAAAGTTGAGCTACCGGACTTGAGAAAAAAAGATGCTAATGCACAGTTGATATATGAAAATGAAATTCTCAGTGAAAAACTGAGTAAATTTCTCGAAGGGAAAGTTATTATTTATTCATTAGGAGAATTTTCAGGTCCTACTTTTAATGAAAAAAGCGTTAGAGAAGGAGCTCAACAAATAGCCTTTCAGGGGTTAATCGTGCATTTAGAAACTGTGAAAAAAAATCTTATAGAACAGCTTGTTTCGATTTTCAATGCAGAAAAGGGACAAATAATAAGTGTAAAGATTGCAGAACTGTTTGACCAGCTTTACCAAAGAATACCGTTTGATGAGGTTTTGGCTGTTACATACAGAATTTGGAAAAAAAGCAACGGAGAAGTTGCGACGTATTATTATCTTGTTATTTTTGATGACGAATATGCGAGGATACTAATAGAATCCGTAGCAACCGACCTTATTCAAGAACTTCAAAGTTATGGAATTTCTTTTAGCGACTTGTGGCGAAAAGCAATTAATAAATATGCTGAACAAATAAAATTACAGAACCAATGACCCGTGGATTCCAAGCAGATTTATTAAAAAAAATGGCGGAGGCGGTGGGA contains these protein-coding regions:
- the gyrA gene encoding DNA gyrase subunit A, which gives rise to MLANNELKEDSNSNVIERVLEEELVKSYLSYSMSVIIGRAIPDVRDGLKPVQRRILYSMYELGLLHNKPFKKSARIVGEVMGKYHPHGDAAIYEALVRMAQPWSMRYPLVEGQGNFGSIDRDPPAAMRYTEARLHKIAEEMLEDIDKSTVRMLDNFDGSLQEPEVLPSKIPNLLLNGASGIAVGMATSIPTHNLRDVVDTIIAVIKKPDISMEELIDIIKGPDFPTGGIIIGKAGIREMYVTGKGSFTIRGRVEVKHDKKKKSIIITEIPYGVSKADLINQIAAYLQEEEVPVRDLRDESDKEGLRIVIEFPEDINEEVILNNLYQKTSLQTRFNATFLVIDADKQPKLMNLKQLVEAYIKHRFEVIRKRTQYAYQQDSRKAHILEGLIKASRSIDTVVDIIRNAKDISDAMAQLMEILQMTEEQAKAVLDMRLGRLTNLETQNLQSEYREVLLRLEKEKELLMSDEKVYEVIVQELLEVKEKYGDDRRTEITEYEEVITKFDKKDLIPNKDVVMTLTRKGFLKLMDLNAFRTQRRNGKGVTGANLMEDDIISQIIYTKLHNKTLFFTSQGKVYEIENIEIEESGRATKGKPITKYIKLEPNERVLAMMDISDYKGDLLFVTKNGVVKRTSLEDFKNITSKGIRAITFKDGDELVSVLLVESGDSTVLISTKLGMSIRFSVDEVRTMGRNAAGVRGIKLREGDQVVSATVLKDDSGYILTITEKGFGKLTEASEYRKQSRDGLGIKNIAEVEKTGPVVGVAYVKGDEEVVVFTKDGASIKFKVADVPLRGRIAQGVRVIHLADGDIVADFAVIGGEE
- a CDS encoding archease: MKSNLFKEISHTADLAYEIEAANVTELLQDFITMIIQNSEIFETSNSDVPESIRNTVSESYNHGATNLQNVMKKCYNINNGSDEEFVDNLFDTVNDIISLVDRGYFPMKVENQCVYFTRKRIITRIKALTYHGLEVKLGERISLKVVFDI
- the lexA gene encoding transcriptional repressor LexA translates to MRELTERQKQIYEFIKEYMTIKGYAPSIRDVARHFKMTPRGAQQHIIALEKKGYIKRSRGARAITLADRKESIVVPVKGKIAAGQAIEMFEEVDEEIEVPIEMLRGYGEYFALRVQGDSMTNAHIIDGDYVILKKQYTAENNSIVAAVVDDKITLKRFVLKDNLVELVPENESYPIMRYDPKKVRIIGKMVGLIRIIR
- a CDS encoding STAS domain-containing protein, whose protein sequence is MQTSVMGDIIKFVIPEELELTNAQQIKKMIYEEAFEKGFKKVILDLSKTKYIDSTGLGVMVAIHKQALMNAGAVVFLNLDSNIKSLLKMTALDRILNIYDSEEEAVEFLNK
- a CDS encoding STAS domain-containing protein — encoded protein: MYTYTEQFGVIIVSLEGDITMQNAMTLRNWVVDNLIKKGKSKIVFDFTRVNSVDSFGLGTFVSLHKTALSANGTIAFANINDNVKKLLTMTALDKVIKVFPSVMDAVNSIK
- the rpiB gene encoding ribose 5-phosphate isomerase B, which produces MKIAIGSDHAAFELKERVKEHLQKAGIEVIDCGTYSIESVDYPDYAKKVAEKVTSKECDFGILMCGTGIGMSIAANKVKGIRAALCLFPEMAAYARKHNNANILVLPGRLMGIELAKWTVDAFLNSSFEGGRHERRVKKIEELEK
- a CDS encoding histone deacetylase family protein; the encoded protein is MLDGKKNRLFFCADLNEYFVPRKEIDNGKFIRNPENPSRLKLVLNYLQENFQAIQPFEFGEEHILKVHSEKYFNYLVKKSQEVEDEYLPEVFFVDQIFDTGTPIKKEIFFAAKRAVDIVLSATKYAFEQKVITYALTRPPGHHAMVNYGGGYCYFNNAAVAARYLEEKGMRVAVLDLDFHHGNGTQDIFYKDPNVLYVSIHGDPRKFYPWFSGYETECGEGNAYGTNLNIPLPENSDINAYGEALKKAIQKLKDFKPDALMISFGTDTHIKDPVGRFALLSEDYKTIGSSISNSLVIDYLIIVHEGGYNSRSNLVAVKNFLAGLLGE
- a CDS encoding GatB/YqeY domain-containing protein translates to MGLKEKILNDMKEAMRNKDEIRLRVLRSIKTAIGYFEVEGEKKEASDEDVQKLILKEIKKRQESIEAYRAAGREDLAKAEEEELKILEEYAPKMLSKEEIEQIVSAVIAELNATPKDFGKVMKEVMARVKGSADGKLVNEVVKELLK
- a CDS encoding radical SAM protein, which encodes MNQVELKEKAGERKPKIFPVFLPNLGCKTRCVYCNQVIMTGETIPNIGKIAEELSSVNQIDEIAFYGGTFTGLNLELMEKLLSIRPDIPKRISTRPDVIDENIVEILKRGNVKTIELGIESIDDEVLFYSGRNYSRLDIFKTISLLKGNFEIVAHLMTGLPKDSKEKDLESVRLLINEGIKIFRIHPTIVFRNTELEELLEKGQYKPQTLEEATIVVAEMVVIAEANNGKVIRIGYHIPQSQLRFVVAGPYHPSFGDLVRSRIIRMIVERFEVKHIAYGRRFTSWVKGYGNEKLQVKFLELAEEENIFFDGIPLSEMLKKYSAVI